In one window of Streptomyces sp. NBC_01224 DNA:
- a CDS encoding amino acid ABC transporter ATP-binding protein, giving the protein MRVETPMVHAEGVRKHFGKVSVLRGIDLTVERGRVCCLLGPSGSGKSTFLRCINHLEKIDGGSLSVDGAPVGYRQQANRLYELKEREIARARRDIGMVFQRFNLFPHMTALDNVMEAPVKVAGVTRAEARADALRLLDRVGLADRAERYPAQLSGGQQQRVAIARALAMKPKLMLFDEPTSALDPELVGEVLDVMRQLAAEGMTMVVVTHEIGFAREVADTAVFMDGGVVVEAGDPRQVLGDPQQERTRTFLSKVL; this is encoded by the coding sequence ATGAGAGTGGAAACGCCGATGGTGCACGCCGAGGGCGTGCGCAAACACTTCGGGAAGGTCTCCGTGCTCCGGGGCATCGACCTGACCGTCGAACGCGGCCGCGTCTGCTGCCTGCTGGGCCCCTCCGGCTCGGGGAAGTCCACGTTCCTGCGCTGCATCAACCATCTGGAGAAGATCGACGGAGGCAGCCTTTCCGTCGACGGCGCCCCGGTCGGCTACCGGCAGCAGGCCAACCGGCTGTACGAGCTGAAGGAACGCGAGATCGCCCGCGCCCGCCGCGACATCGGGATGGTGTTCCAGCGGTTCAATCTCTTCCCGCACATGACAGCGCTGGACAACGTCATGGAGGCGCCCGTGAAGGTCGCGGGCGTCACCAGGGCCGAGGCACGCGCCGACGCCCTGCGGCTGCTGGACCGGGTCGGCCTAGCCGACCGTGCCGAGCGCTATCCGGCCCAGCTGTCCGGCGGCCAGCAGCAGCGCGTTGCGATCGCAAGAGCGCTCGCGATGAAGCCCAAACTGATGCTCTTCGACGAACCGACGTCGGCTCTGGACCCGGAACTGGTCGGGGAAGTGCTCGACGTGATGCGGCAGTTGGCCGCAGAAGGGATGACGATGGTCGTCGTCACACACGAGATCGGATTCGCCCGGGAGGTCGCGGACACGGCCGTCTTCATGGACGGCGGTGTCGTGGTCGAGGCCGGCGACCCCCGGCAGGTACTCGGCGATCCCCAGCAGGAACGCACCCGCACCTTCCTGTCGAAGGTCCTGTGA
- a CDS encoding ABC transporter permease, translated as MNSATYAVRDSATMLRRNLKHMARYPSQTLMLIGLPLLFLLLFVYVFGGTMGAGLPGAPAGDRGDYLTFITPGILVMAVASVSISTAVSVATDMTGGIIDRFRTMAIAKVSVLTGHVLGAMVQTALALATVLGVAFLLGLETAASTMQWLGLASLLALLSFAMTWFTVALGLASPNPEAASNWPMIFIMLPFVGSGFVPVESMPTGLRWFAEYQPFTPIMNAFRGLLAGSPDGSDVLWAIGWCVVIGLVGYLWSRRLYRTRAAN; from the coding sequence ATGAATAGCGCGACGTATGCCGTCCGCGATTCGGCGACCATGCTGCGCCGCAACCTGAAGCACATGGCCCGGTACCCGTCGCAGACGCTGATGCTGATCGGCCTGCCGCTACTGTTCCTGCTGCTGTTCGTCTACGTCTTCGGCGGCACCATGGGCGCCGGTCTGCCCGGAGCCCCGGCGGGGGACCGCGGCGACTACCTGACGTTCATCACTCCCGGGATCTTGGTGATGGCGGTGGCAAGCGTGTCCATCAGCACCGCGGTCTCGGTCGCCACCGACATGACAGGCGGGATCATCGACCGGTTCCGAACCATGGCCATCGCCAAGGTCTCGGTGCTCACCGGCCACGTGCTCGGCGCGATGGTCCAGACCGCGCTGGCACTCGCAACGGTCCTTGGCGTGGCGTTCCTGCTCGGTTTGGAGACCGCCGCCTCGACGATGCAGTGGTTGGGCCTGGCCAGTCTGCTCGCGCTGCTGTCGTTCGCGATGACCTGGTTCACCGTGGCGCTGGGCCTGGCCAGCCCGAACCCGGAGGCCGCGAGCAACTGGCCGATGATCTTCATCATGCTGCCGTTCGTGGGCAGCGGGTTCGTGCCGGTCGAGTCAATGCCGACCGGGCTGCGGTGGTTCGCCGAGTACCAGCCGTTCACGCCGATCATGAACGCCTTCCGCGGTCTGCTGGCCGGATCGCCCGATGGTTCGGACGTGCTCTGGGCCATCGGCTGGTGTGTGGTGATCGGGCTGGTCGGCTACCTCTGGTCGCGGCGTCTCTACCGGACCCGGGCTGCGAACTAG
- a CDS encoding beta-ketoacyl-[acyl-carrier-protein] synthase family protein yields the protein MADAGVWVTGLGATTPLAGDVATTWSAMLAGKNGVAVLDDPWASALPVRLAARMRVDPAAAMRRTEARRMDRCEQAAVVSARKAWVDAGRPDVDPERLAVVIGTGVGGVLSLLEQDDILEVSGPRKVSPHTVPMLMANGPAAWVSIDLGARGGAHTPVSACASGAEAIALGLDLIRLGRADVVVAGGTEACVHGLPLAGFAQMMALATTNNEPDSASRPFDSERNGFVLGEGAAVLVLERRDFARDRGARAHGTLVGAGVTSSAQHITASDTAGQVRTIRMALAAGGLAPEDIGLVHAHATSTPQGDLAEANAVEEAVGTHPVVTATKSMTGHLLGASGALGAIATLLALRDGIAPATRNLDKIDPAINLDVVSDRPRQGAWTAGMANSFGFGGHNVSLAFTTDR from the coding sequence ATGGCAGACGCAGGTGTGTGGGTTACCGGCCTTGGGGCGACCACACCGCTGGCCGGCGACGTTGCAACGACGTGGTCCGCGATGTTGGCCGGAAAAAACGGAGTCGCCGTTCTTGATGACCCGTGGGCTTCTGCATTGCCGGTCCGCCTGGCGGCTCGCATGCGAGTGGACCCTGCAGCAGCCATGCGGCGAACAGAGGCCCGCCGGATGGACCGGTGCGAGCAGGCAGCGGTCGTGAGCGCCCGTAAAGCTTGGGTCGATGCGGGACGTCCCGACGTCGATCCGGAGCGGCTGGCTGTCGTCATCGGCACCGGTGTTGGAGGTGTGCTGTCTTTGCTTGAGCAGGACGATATTTTGGAGGTATCCGGGCCGCGCAAGGTCTCTCCGCACACCGTGCCGATGTTGATGGCCAACGGCCCGGCTGCCTGGGTGAGCATTGATCTGGGAGCTCGGGGCGGAGCACACACCCCTGTCAGCGCGTGTGCGTCCGGGGCAGAGGCCATCGCCCTGGGCCTGGATCTGATCCGTCTCGGCCGTGCTGACGTGGTCGTAGCCGGAGGAACCGAGGCATGTGTACACGGACTGCCCTTGGCCGGCTTCGCGCAGATGATGGCCCTCGCCACGACGAACAACGAACCCGATAGTGCGTCCCGTCCCTTCGACTCGGAACGCAATGGCTTTGTGCTAGGTGAGGGTGCTGCCGTCCTGGTGCTGGAGCGCAGGGATTTCGCCCGCGACCGCGGCGCGCGTGCCCACGGCACACTCGTTGGCGCCGGAGTCACGTCCAGCGCCCAGCACATCACGGCTTCCGATACCGCCGGGCAGGTGCGGACCATCCGCATGGCGTTGGCAGCGGGCGGCTTGGCACCCGAGGACATCGGCCTGGTCCACGCACACGCCACCTCCACTCCGCAGGGAGACCTTGCGGAGGCAAACGCCGTGGAAGAGGCCGTCGGAACGCACCCAGTCGTCACCGCCACCAAGTCAATGACCGGGCACCTCCTGGGAGCGTCCGGAGCCTTGGGCGCGATCGCCACCCTCCTCGCTCTGCGGGACGGGATCGCACCGGCCACCAGAAACCTCGACAAGATCGATCCCGCGATTAACCTCGACGTTGTCTCCGATCGCCCCCGTCAAGGAGCTTGGACCGCGGGAATGGCCAATTCCTTCGGCTTCGGTGGCCATAACGTCTCCTTGGCCTTCACCACGGACCGCTGA
- a CDS encoding MerR family transcriptional regulator: MLTIGELASYAGVTVRAVRHYHAKGLLPEPERDHSGYRRYDAGAVVELVKIRTLAEAGVPLARVRELLQADEEEFAGAVADIDKRLRAEIRERQRHRERIARLAAGDNLALPQEVVEFLDRLRALGVDERIVQVERDGWIPLAARSPERVPEWMARKREQIVDPQITDFYLTLSKALDRTDDDPRLVELADKLAAYITQMANEQGEFYVDDTDIEPPFAQLLDTHVYETLPPTRRLIELLTKRGWTGWTKLERVNPTQGAAGTR; encoded by the coding sequence ATGCTGACTATCGGCGAGCTGGCGTCGTATGCCGGAGTGACGGTGCGCGCGGTTCGGCACTATCACGCCAAGGGGCTGCTGCCGGAGCCGGAGCGGGACCACTCCGGCTATCGGAGGTATGACGCCGGTGCCGTAGTCGAGTTGGTCAAGATCCGGACCCTCGCCGAGGCCGGGGTCCCGCTGGCGCGCGTGCGGGAGCTGCTGCAGGCGGACGAGGAGGAGTTCGCCGGGGCAGTCGCAGATATCGACAAGCGGCTGCGGGCGGAGATCCGGGAGCGGCAGCGGCACCGCGAGCGGATCGCCCGCCTCGCCGCCGGGGACAACCTGGCACTGCCCCAGGAGGTGGTCGAGTTCCTTGACCGGCTGCGGGCGCTCGGGGTCGACGAGCGAATTGTCCAGGTCGAACGCGACGGCTGGATCCCGCTGGCCGCGCGCTCACCCGAGCGTGTCCCGGAGTGGATGGCACGCAAGCGGGAGCAGATCGTCGACCCGCAGATCACCGACTTCTATCTCACCCTGAGCAAAGCTCTCGACCGCACCGACGACGACCCACGGCTGGTCGAACTGGCCGACAAGTTGGCCGCCTACATCACGCAGATGGCCAACGAGCAGGGCGAGTTCTACGTCGACGACACCGACATCGAGCCACCGTTCGCCCAGCTACTGGACACACATGTGTACGAAACACTGCCGCCGACCCGTCGGCTGATCGAGTTGCTGACGAAGCGAGGCTGGACCGGCTGGACCAAGCTTGAGCGCGTGAACCCAACTCAGGGTGCGGCCGGAACACGGTAG
- a CDS encoding TetR/AcrR family transcriptional regulator, with translation MSSSDHLVGTRDRLLAAGREEFAAHGMAGARVSRIAERADVSKERIYGYFGSKENLFVAVVSEALNEHAVLLGPPSGDPAEFVGRIYDLHQRNPQLLRLMMWEALQYDGDCLPAERQRSIRYQEMVATLAAALGTKPDDRAASTLLALIGIAVLPSAFPQITRLILGSTGDEHTDLRQHLVGLARRMTATQPLPSARAGLSAMPGELER, from the coding sequence ATGTCAAGTAGTGATCACCTAGTAGGAACTCGTGACCGTCTGCTGGCCGCAGGCCGTGAGGAATTCGCCGCCCACGGCATGGCAGGCGCGCGCGTCAGCCGAATCGCGGAGCGGGCGGACGTCAGCAAGGAACGTATCTACGGCTACTTCGGCAGCAAGGAGAACCTCTTCGTCGCTGTCGTCTCCGAGGCCCTCAACGAGCACGCCGTTCTGCTGGGACCACCTTCCGGGGATCCGGCTGAATTTGTCGGCCGGATCTACGACCTCCACCAGCGCAATCCTCAACTGCTTCGCCTGATGATGTGGGAAGCCCTGCAATACGACGGAGACTGCCTTCCAGCCGAGCGGCAGCGGTCGATCCGCTACCAGGAGATGGTGGCGACACTGGCCGCAGCGCTGGGTACGAAGCCGGACGATCGCGCTGCAAGCACTCTTTTGGCTCTCATCGGGATTGCTGTACTGCCCTCCGCCTTCCCCCAGATCACCCGACTGATCCTTGGCTCCACGGGCGACGAGCATACTGACCTGCGCCAGCACCTCGTTGGCTTGGCCCGTCGGATGACTGCCACTCAGCCGCTTCCGTCGGCTCGTGCCGGGCTGAGCGCCATGCCTGGCGAACTGGAGCGCTGA
- a CDS encoding ABC transporter substrate-binding protein, with protein MIASSTTLSACGKDGAVDGAAAPAGDVTVAGVHVTRDAKLHASLPPAVRSSGTVRVATDVPYAPFVMFKTEGQPELTGLDYDLGQALGAKLGVRFAFTAQKFDGIVPAVQAGKFDAVISAMTDTKERQRVLDFVDYSVSGSGILVVKGNPDRIARLDDLCGKKVGTQAATHQLEVLKAHQAKCAEAGKGAISIQTFPKDSDAQLALRSRKVVADLVTKPGAGWTAKTADGGRAFEVVEDPAAGGGYEATPNGIGVSKQLPGLTDAIQKAVQALIDDGTLGKICDKYGAASIAVKQATKNAAVS; from the coding sequence TTGATCGCATCGTCCACGACGCTGTCCGCATGCGGAAAAGACGGCGCCGTCGATGGTGCTGCCGCTCCCGCAGGCGATGTCACCGTCGCGGGTGTGCACGTCACCCGCGACGCGAAACTCCACGCCTCCCTGCCCCCGGCCGTCAGGTCCAGCGGCACGGTCCGGGTGGCCACCGACGTACCGTATGCGCCGTTCGTCATGTTCAAGACCGAGGGGCAGCCCGAGCTCACCGGGCTCGACTACGACCTCGGCCAGGCGCTCGGCGCCAAGCTGGGAGTGCGATTCGCCTTCACCGCCCAGAAGTTCGACGGCATCGTGCCCGCCGTCCAGGCCGGCAAGTTCGACGCGGTCATCTCGGCCATGACCGACACCAAGGAACGACAGCGGGTCCTGGACTTCGTGGACTACTCCGTATCGGGCTCGGGAATCCTCGTGGTCAAGGGGAATCCGGACCGGATCGCACGGCTCGACGATCTCTGCGGCAAGAAGGTCGGTACCCAGGCGGCCACCCACCAGCTGGAAGTGCTGAAGGCTCATCAGGCCAAGTGTGCCGAAGCAGGCAAGGGTGCCATCTCCATCCAGACATTCCCGAAGGATTCCGACGCCCAACTCGCCCTGCGCTCACGGAAAGTGGTCGCTGATCTGGTGACGAAGCCCGGCGCCGGCTGGACGGCGAAGACCGCCGACGGCGGCCGCGCCTTCGAGGTCGTCGAGGACCCCGCCGCAGGCGGCGGCTACGAGGCAACCCCCAACGGCATCGGTGTCAGCAAACAGCTTCCCGGCCTGACCGACGCGATCCAGAAAGCCGTACAGGCACTCATCGACGACGGTACGCTCGGCAAGATCTGCGACAAGTACGGCGCCGCCTCCATCGCGGTGAAGCAGGCCACCAAGAACGCGGCGGTGTCCTGA
- a CDS encoding amino acid ABC transporter permease: MAALTPAGAVRGAQATAPPAEESLTVVPIRHWGRWLAAAAALTALVGLIGSLAGNKNLHWDIVGHYVFADLVFNGLATTLWLTAAAMAVGLGLGVLVAVMRLSSNPVLRALANAFVSVFRGTPLLVQIIFWGYAGALYKHILIGIPFTHITFLDMDTNTVLTPAVAALLALGLNEAAYASEIVRAGIQSVDAGQTEAAHSLGMQPALTTRRIVLPQAMRVIIPPLGNETINMLKMTALVSVISAHDLMSNIQDVYAQNYQVIPMLVVASIWYLILVTALGLPQSWLERRYGRGTALATPATGPLQRLVAGAALRISRTGPAASTDSKG; the protein is encoded by the coding sequence ATGGCCGCCCTCACACCCGCCGGGGCCGTACGCGGCGCCCAGGCCACCGCACCGCCTGCAGAGGAGAGCCTCACCGTCGTACCGATCCGCCACTGGGGCCGATGGCTGGCCGCCGCGGCAGCCCTCACCGCCCTCGTCGGCCTGATCGGCTCCCTCGCCGGGAACAAGAACCTGCACTGGGACATCGTCGGGCACTACGTCTTCGCCGACCTCGTCTTCAACGGCCTGGCCACCACCCTGTGGCTCACCGCGGCAGCCATGGCCGTCGGCCTCGGGCTGGGCGTTCTCGTAGCCGTGATGCGCCTGTCGTCCAACCCCGTACTCCGCGCCCTGGCGAACGCGTTCGTCTCGGTCTTCCGCGGCACCCCGCTACTGGTCCAGATCATCTTCTGGGGATACGCGGGCGCTCTCTACAAACACATCCTGATCGGCATCCCGTTCACCCACATCACCTTCCTGGACATGGACACCAACACGGTGCTCACCCCCGCGGTCGCCGCACTCCTGGCACTGGGGCTGAACGAGGCGGCCTACGCGAGTGAGATCGTCCGCGCGGGTATCCAGTCCGTCGACGCGGGACAGACGGAGGCCGCCCACTCGCTCGGCATGCAACCGGCCCTGACCACCCGGCGCATCGTGCTGCCCCAGGCCATGCGGGTCATCATTCCTCCGCTGGGGAACGAGACGATCAACATGCTCAAGATGACCGCTCTGGTCTCGGTGATCTCCGCCCACGACCTGATGTCCAACATCCAGGACGTGTACGCCCAGAACTACCAGGTCATCCCCATGCTCGTGGTCGCCAGCATCTGGTACCTGATCCTCGTCACGGCACTGGGCCTGCCACAGTCCTGGCTGGAGCGCCGTTACGGCCGTGGCACGGCACTCGCCACCCCTGCCACCGGGCCGCTGCAACGCCTCGTCGCGGGTGCCGCACTCCGGATCTCCCGCACCGGCCCCGCTGCATCGACCGACTCGAAGGGATGA
- a CDS encoding ATP-binding cassette domain-containing protein: MTTRTSAIEVAGLRKSYGDHEVVAGVDLIVPSGTVYALLGPNGAGKTTTVRILSTLLPADAGEARVAGHDIRSEADQVRASIGVTGQFSAVDELLTGRENLRLMADLGHLERRHAKSVVEQLLEVFHLADAADRRAVTYSGGMKRRLDLAMTLVAGPRLIFLDEPTTGLDPRSRRDLWGIVRELVADGVTVFLTTQYLEEADQLADRIGVLDGGRLAAEGTAAELKRLVPGGHIELQAADSERLAELARQFPEASPNAAALTVTLPHDGSLTTLRRLLAGIDDDAVTGLAVHTADLDDVFLALTDHSTADESPEEVPA, translated from the coding sequence ATGACTACGAGAACCAGTGCGATCGAGGTCGCCGGGCTACGCAAGTCGTACGGCGACCACGAGGTAGTCGCCGGAGTCGACCTGATCGTCCCGTCAGGCACCGTCTACGCCCTGCTCGGACCCAACGGGGCCGGCAAGACCACCACAGTCCGAATCCTGTCCACGTTGCTCCCCGCAGACGCCGGTGAGGCTCGGGTCGCCGGGCACGACATACGCAGCGAGGCCGACCAGGTGCGTGCGTCGATCGGAGTGACCGGGCAGTTCTCCGCCGTGGACGAGTTACTGACCGGGCGGGAAAATCTGCGGCTGATGGCCGACCTCGGTCACCTTGAGCGGCGCCATGCGAAGAGCGTGGTAGAGCAACTGCTGGAGGTGTTCCACCTGGCTGATGCCGCCGACCGGCGTGCGGTGACGTACTCCGGCGGTATGAAGCGGCGGCTGGACCTGGCGATGACCCTGGTGGCCGGGCCGCGGCTGATCTTTCTCGACGAGCCGACCACCGGCCTCGACCCGCGCAGCCGCCGTGACCTGTGGGGGATCGTGCGGGAGCTGGTGGCCGACGGGGTCACCGTCTTCCTCACCACCCAGTACCTGGAGGAGGCCGACCAGCTCGCCGACCGGATCGGTGTGCTCGACGGGGGCCGGCTGGCCGCCGAGGGCACCGCGGCCGAGCTGAAGCGGCTGGTCCCCGGCGGTCACATCGAGCTTCAGGCCGCCGACAGTGAGCGGCTGGCCGAGTTGGCGCGCCAGTTCCCCGAGGCGAGCCCGAACGCCGCGGCGCTCACCGTGACCCTGCCGCACGACGGCAGCCTCACCACGCTGCGAAGGCTGTTGGCCGGGATCGACGACGACGCGGTCACCGGGCTCGCCGTGCACACCGCGGACCTGGATGACGTGTTCCTGGCTCTCACCGACCACTCCACCGCCGACGAGTCTCCCGAGGAGGTGCCGGCATGA
- a CDS encoding recombinase family protein encodes MANLVYKRVSTDQQSTDRQNLVLAEADIEEPVTFEEEGGISSRLHPLERPKFGELLPYARPGDTVHISEMFRLVRGTQHILDVLHRDRLALRIHDGAFSAMDLTARHPRTGELLSTVEFMVQTLAAAGELQRDLQRELTYDGLRAAEAKGNKGGRRPAVPAAKTDSVRTAYLEGRSFAALARDHDVSRGAIRTAVADLLPEYTAAEPGAPAPELPVVLDMPGKVADFLRAADLEPAERATLDQGVTVRRGQGYTLRVTAVPAIHRQLLDFCQPLDSTPGTSAVPARRKARREYANRVNALGAPA; translated from the coding sequence ATCGCCAACCTGGTCTACAAGCGGGTATCGACCGACCAGCAGTCGACCGACCGTCAGAACCTCGTCCTAGCTGAGGCCGACATCGAGGAGCCGGTCACGTTCGAGGAGGAAGGCGGCATCTCCAGCCGCCTCCATCCTCTTGAGCGCCCGAAGTTCGGCGAGCTGCTCCCCTACGCGCGGCCGGGCGACACCGTCCACATCTCCGAGATGTTCCGCCTCGTGCGCGGCACCCAGCACATCCTCGACGTCCTCCACCGCGACCGCCTCGCCCTGCGCATCCACGACGGCGCGTTCTCCGCGATGGACCTCACCGCCCGCCACCCGCGCACCGGCGAGCTGCTGTCCACGGTGGAGTTCATGGTGCAGACCCTCGCCGCCGCCGGCGAACTCCAGCGCGACCTCCAGCGGGAGCTGACCTACGACGGGCTGCGGGCCGCCGAGGCCAAGGGCAACAAGGGCGGGCGCCGACCCGCCGTCCCGGCCGCGAAGACCGACAGCGTCCGCACCGCGTACCTGGAAGGCCGGTCCTTCGCGGCCCTCGCCCGCGACCACGACGTCAGCCGCGGCGCCATCCGTACCGCTGTCGCCGACCTCCTGCCCGAGTACACAGCCGCCGAGCCGGGCGCCCCGGCCCCGGAACTGCCGGTCGTTCTCGACATGCCGGGCAAGGTCGCCGACTTCCTCCGCGCCGCCGACCTGGAGCCCGCCGAGCGCGCCACGCTCGACCAGGGCGTGACCGTACGGCGCGGCCAGGGCTACACCCTGCGCGTCACCGCCGTGCCTGCGATCCACCGCCAACTCCTTGACTTCTGCCAGCCCCTCGACAGCACCCCGGGGACCTCGGCGGTCCCGGCACGGCGCAAGGCACGCCGCGAGTACGCGAACCGCGTCAACGCCCTCGGAGCCCCGGCCTGA